ATCAGGAAATGGCTGAAAGAGAAAGCCGGTTAGGAGAGGGAGAAAAGATTGATTTTGTGGTCATTGTCACCCCCAACGCAGTTCACTATCCTGTGGCAAAAGTATTTCTTGAAGCCGGATTTCATGTGGTTTGTGACAAACCCATGACCACAACGCTTGAAGAAGCTGAAGACCTGTATCGATTGGTCAAAAAATATGATGCGATTTTTTGTTTGACGCATAACTACACCGGTTATCCTATGGTGAAACAGGCCAGAGCAATGATCCAGGGAGGGGAACTTGGGCAAATTCGCAAAGTCGTTGTGGAATATCCACAGGGCTGGCTTGCAACTCCTATTGATGCGCAAGGACAAAAACAAGCTGCCTGGCGGACTGACCCGGCTATAGCAGGGGCTTCCTCATGCATGGGAGATCTGGGTTCCCATGCAGAGAATCTGGCCCGTTATCTTACGGGATTAGAAATTGAGTCTCTCTGTGCGGATATGACGACCTTTGTGCCAGGGCGAAGGTTAGAAGACGATGGAAACGTTCTTATTCACTACAAAGGTGGGTCGCGAGGTGTACTCTATGCGTCGCAGATTTCTGTTGGTG
This window of the Atribacterota bacterium genome carries:
- a CDS encoding Gfo/Idh/MocA family oxidoreductase, with protein sequence MSTTKTRRLKYGMVGGGPGSFIGAVHRMAIALDDTAELVAGAFSSKPELSKQQGETLGLDPKRVYGSYQEMAERESRLGEGEKIDFVVIVTPNAVHYPVAKVFLEAGFHVVCDKPMTTTLEEAEDLYRLVKKYDAIFCLTHNYTGYPMVKQARAMIQGGELGQIRKVVVEYPQGWLATPIDAQGQKQAAWRTDPAIAGASSCMGDLGSHAENLARYLTGLEIESLCADMTTFVPGRRLEDDGNVLIHYKGGSRGVLYASQISVGEENNLRIRVYGETGSIEWHQENPNYLYVRYIDKPSEIYSRGSGYLKELVQANQRLPYGHPEGFIEAFANIYKRAANAIRAKKDGTAPSPIDLDFPTVVDGVLGVHFILKCVESGKSGAWVDASYNLPA